Proteins co-encoded in one Cytobacillus sp. NJ13 genomic window:
- a CDS encoding ABC transporter permease, which translates to MELRKQHDNRNLAPDIPDDWFVPKAKDQDAAEAVVRPSLSYWQDAWRRLLKNKLAMAGLFFLIALAFMSIFGPMISPHSVSEQSLTNQNLPPSSKYWFGTDELGRDVFARTWYGARISLFVGIVAAMIDFAIGVIYGGIAGYKGGRTDNAMMRVVEILYGLPYLLVVILISVVMGPGLFTIIFALSVTGWVGMARIVRGQVLQIKNYEFVLASKTFGTKTSRIIKKNLLPNTMGPIIVQMTLTVPSAIFAEAFLSFLGLGIQPPFASWGSMANDGLSTILSGHWWRLFFPAFFISLTMFSFNVLGDGLQDALDPKLRR; encoded by the coding sequence ATGGAACTGCGCAAACAGCATGATAACCGCAACCTTGCACCCGATATTCCGGATGACTGGTTTGTGCCTAAGGCCAAGGACCAGGATGCAGCGGAAGCAGTTGTAAGGCCGAGCCTATCCTATTGGCAGGATGCATGGCGCCGGCTTTTGAAAAATAAGCTGGCAATGGCAGGGCTATTCTTTCTTATTGCTTTAGCCTTTATGTCTATTTTTGGACCGATGATTTCCCCGCATAGTGTATCTGAGCAGTCTCTGACTAATCAGAACCTGCCGCCATCATCGAAATATTGGTTCGGCACTGACGAGCTGGGCAGAGATGTATTCGCCAGAACATGGTATGGGGCAAGAATTTCCTTATTCGTGGGGATCGTTGCTGCTATGATTGATTTTGCAATCGGAGTCATCTATGGCGGTATTGCCGGCTATAAAGGCGGCAGAACAGATAATGCCATGATGAGAGTTGTGGAAATTCTTTATGGACTTCCTTATTTGCTTGTTGTTATTTTAATCAGCGTCGTAATGGGACCTGGTTTGTTCACGATTATTTTTGCCCTTTCTGTGACGGGATGGGTCGGGATGGCCCGAATTGTCCGCGGTCAGGTTCTGCAGATTAAGAACTATGAATTTGTACTGGCATCAAAGACTTTTGGGACAAAAACTTCAAGGATTATTAAGAAAAACCTGCTTCCGAACACGATGGGCCCTATTATTGTACAGATGACACTTACCGTTCCTTCAGCCATCTTTGCAGAGGCGTTCCTGAGCTTTCTGGGATTAGGCATTCAGCCTCCTTTTGCCAGCTGGGGATCCATGGCCAATGATGGGCTGTCTACAATTCTATCAGGTCACTGGTGGCGCCTGTTCTTCCCTGCCTTTTTCATCTCCCTGACCATGTTTTCGTTTAATGTTCTGGGAGACGGATTGCAGGATGCCCTCGATCCGAAGTTAAGGAGGTAG
- a CDS encoding ABC transporter permease: MTGYIMKRLIAMVVTLWFIITLTFFLMHSIPGSPFNEERNTSEAVQRNLEKFYHLDEPLYVQYGMYLKSVVTFDFGPSIKKSSQTVNEMLGRGFPVSFELGIVTLIVAVFSGIALGIIAALRHNGFIDYLAMTIAVLGISVPNFVLATLLIQQLAVNLAILPVATWSSPKHMIMPTLALATGPMAIIARLTRSSMLEVLTQDYIKTAKAKGLSPVKIVFKHALRNALLPVVTVLGSLAASILTGTFVIEKIFAIPGMGKYFVESINTRDYPVIMGTTVFYSSILIIMLFLVDIAYGILDPRIKLHKKEAS; this comes from the coding sequence ATGACTGGATACATAATGAAACGCCTTATCGCAATGGTCGTCACACTTTGGTTCATTATCACTCTGACTTTTTTCTTAATGCATTCCATACCTGGGTCGCCTTTTAATGAAGAAAGAAATACAAGTGAAGCGGTCCAGCGGAATCTGGAGAAATTCTATCATTTGGATGAACCGCTCTATGTCCAATATGGGATGTACTTGAAGTCCGTTGTGACATTCGACTTTGGGCCATCTATTAAAAAATCTTCCCAGACGGTAAATGAAATGCTCGGACGGGGTTTTCCAGTGTCTTTCGAACTGGGAATCGTCACATTGATCGTGGCGGTTTTTTCGGGAATTGCTCTCGGAATCATAGCTGCCCTCCGGCACAATGGCTTTATTGATTATTTAGCGATGACCATTGCTGTTCTGGGAATATCTGTGCCAAACTTTGTGCTTGCCACACTGTTAATTCAGCAGCTTGCTGTCAACCTGGCAATCCTGCCGGTGGCTACCTGGTCAAGTCCGAAGCATATGATTATGCCGACTCTGGCGCTTGCGACCGGGCCCATGGCGATTATCGCCCGTCTGACACGTTCAAGCATGCTGGAAGTGCTGACGCAGGATTACATAAAAACAGCCAAAGCAAAAGGCTTATCACCAGTGAAAATAGTGTTTAAGCATGCACTGAGGAATGCCCTTCTGCCTGTCGTAACTGTATTGGGGTCCCTGGCAGCGAGCATTTTGACAGGTACGTTTGTCATTGAAAAAATCTTTGCCATTCCTGGAATGGGAAAGTATTTTGTAGAAAGCATCAATACACGTGATTATCCCGTCATAATGGGGACCACCGTTTTTTACAGTTCTATATTGATTATTATGCTGTTCCTTGTGGACATTGCATACGGAATTTTAGACCCGAGAATTAAGCTTCACAAAAAGGAGGCGAGCTAA
- a CDS encoding peptide ABC transporter substrate-binding protein produces the protein MKKFLSLLLAGVLLFVMAACTANEDAGKETDSKDDGKKEEESAEKVLYLNNGQEPTSFDPPIGFDSVSWSALNNLMEGLTRLGQDHEPEAAIAEKWDISEDGKTYTFHIREDAKWSNGDAVTAGDFEFAWKRLLNPDTGSSAAFLGYFIEGGEAYNNGEGSADDVKVKAVDDKTFEVTLVSPQAYFLSVITNPAFFPINEKVATENPKWFAEAESFVGNGPFNLTEWEHDSHFVMEKNDQYWDAETVKLDKIHWAIIDDTNTEYQMYQSGELDVSDVPSELSEQLLGEAKVEDQAGDYFYRFNVNMEPFQNLNIRKAFAMAVDQQQMVDFVTKNGEKPAYGFVSYGFADPSGKDFREVSGDLVKTNAEEAKALLEKGMEEEGYDKLPEVTLTYSTDDTHKKIAEALQQMFKENLGVEVKLANMEWNVFAEEQKALKFQLSRSSFLADYADPINFLENFQTGHSMNRTGWSSEKYDQLIKDAKNEADEAKRFELMYEAEKILFEEMPIIPIHFYNQVYLYNDAVSGIVRHPVGYMELKWADKK, from the coding sequence ATGAAAAAGTTTTTATCACTGCTGCTGGCAGGCGTATTGCTATTTGTTATGGCAGCCTGTACGGCAAATGAAGATGCCGGCAAAGAAACAGACAGCAAGGATGATGGCAAGAAAGAAGAAGAAAGTGCTGAAAAAGTGCTTTATTTGAACAATGGCCAGGAGCCGACTTCGTTTGACCCTCCTATCGGGTTTGACTCTGTTTCCTGGAGCGCACTGAACAACTTGATGGAAGGTTTGACCCGTCTTGGGCAAGATCATGAACCAGAAGCAGCAATTGCTGAAAAATGGGATATTTCAGAAGATGGAAAGACTTACACCTTTCATATCCGTGAGGATGCAAAATGGTCAAATGGCGATGCTGTAACTGCTGGTGACTTTGAATTTGCATGGAAGCGCCTTTTAAATCCTGATACAGGTTCTTCAGCAGCTTTCCTTGGCTACTTCATTGAAGGCGGAGAAGCTTATAACAATGGGGAAGGATCAGCTGATGATGTAAAAGTAAAAGCAGTTGATGATAAAACGTTTGAAGTCACTTTAGTTAGTCCGCAAGCTTACTTCTTAAGTGTGATCACAAACCCGGCGTTTTTCCCAATTAACGAAAAAGTTGCAACAGAAAACCCGAAGTGGTTTGCTGAGGCTGAATCTTTTGTCGGAAATGGTCCTTTCAACTTAACGGAATGGGAGCATGACAGCCATTTTGTGATGGAGAAAAACGATCAGTATTGGGATGCTGAGACTGTAAAGCTTGATAAAATTCACTGGGCAATCATTGATGATACAAATACAGAATATCAAATGTATCAATCGGGAGAACTGGATGTATCTGATGTACCTTCTGAGCTAAGTGAGCAGCTGCTGGGAGAAGCAAAAGTTGAAGACCAGGCTGGAGATTATTTCTATCGATTTAATGTAAACATGGAGCCATTCCAGAATCTAAACATCCGTAAAGCATTTGCGATGGCAGTTGACCAGCAGCAAATGGTTGATTTCGTCACAAAGAATGGTGAAAAGCCAGCATATGGATTTGTTTCTTATGGTTTTGCTGATCCTTCAGGAAAAGATTTCCGTGAAGTTTCGGGAGATCTTGTAAAAACAAATGCAGAAGAAGCAAAGGCATTACTTGAAAAAGGCATGGAAGAAGAAGGCTATGATAAGCTTCCGGAAGTTACCTTAACATACAGCACGGATGATACACACAAGAAAATAGCTGAAGCACTTCAGCAAATGTTCAAAGAAAACCTTGGCGTGGAAGTAAAGCTTGCCAACATGGAATGGAATGTATTCGCTGAAGAACAAAAAGCGCTTAAATTCCAATTATCACGCAGCTCATTCCTTGCTGACTATGCAGACCCGATCAACTTCCTTGAAAACTTCCAGACAGGACATTCCATGAACCGCACTGGCTGGAGCAGCGAGAAATACGATCAGCTGATTAAAGATGCAAAGAATGAAGCAGACGAAGCCAAACGCTTTGAACTGATGTATGAAGCTGAAAAGATCTTATTCGAAGAAATGCCGATTATCCCTATCCATTTCTACAACCAGGTTTATCTCTATAATGATGCTGTTTCAGGAATTGTCCGCCATCCGGTTGGATACATGGAGCTTAAATGGGCAGATAAGAAGTAA
- a CDS encoding serine hydrolase translates to MNFHTLKKEILDLASCCEGRVAVYIHTEDGVIETNADDVFSSASLIKVPILLAGLSQAEKGLLQLDEAAEVKDAARVGGAGVLQAMSKGLKMKFIDLMTLMIIVSDNTATNLIIERLGIEKINQLIKGLGYNCTELNRKMMDFEALKNGMDNTTTARDIVYGIKALAEQSLLSGKYTQKALEILEKQQYKNKLANTMDTEKVKVASKTGELPGIEHDCAIFTHKGNTVYAAVLVDQLQSQAAGGEVLSSIGSRINQYITHK, encoded by the coding sequence ATGAACTTTCATACTCTTAAAAAAGAAATTCTTGATTTGGCCAGCTGCTGTGAAGGACGTGTGGCCGTATACATCCATACAGAGGATGGTGTAATCGAAACAAATGCCGATGACGTTTTTTCATCCGCAAGCTTAATTAAGGTTCCGATTTTACTTGCAGGGCTTTCACAGGCGGAGAAAGGGCTGCTTCAGCTTGATGAAGCAGCAGAAGTGAAGGATGCTGCCCGGGTTGGCGGAGCCGGGGTATTGCAGGCCATGTCCAAGGGTCTGAAGATGAAGTTCATAGACTTAATGACGCTCATGATCATTGTATCTGATAATACAGCGACTAATCTCATCATTGAAAGACTGGGAATAGAGAAAATCAATCAGCTAATCAAAGGTTTGGGATATAATTGCACAGAATTAAACAGGAAGATGATGGATTTTGAGGCATTGAAAAACGGCATGGACAACACCACGACTGCCAGGGATATAGTTTATGGCATAAAGGCATTGGCAGAGCAGTCCCTTTTATCCGGGAAATATACACAAAAAGCACTGGAGATATTGGAAAAACAGCAGTATAAGAACAAACTTGCAAACACAATGGATACGGAAAAAGTCAAGGTTGCCAGCAAAACAGGCGAACTTCCCGGAATAGAGCATGATTGCGCCATATTTACCCATAAAGGAAACACAGTTTACGCCGCTGTACTTGTTGACCAGCTTCAAAGTCAGGCAGCCGGCGGAGAAGTACTGTCCTCAATCGGCAGTCGCATTAATCAATATATAACTCATAAATAA
- a CDS encoding DUF3870 domain-containing protein translates to MYRQNTVYIIGDSKTSLNNPIMQKYNGFFIGLVIDRETDEIVDAECSSTINLTSLFIKSIFVGKSILEADKVMEEIESRYFGSSQKALMVAFKNAHIKYTQIMNK, encoded by the coding sequence ATGTACAGACAAAATACCGTCTATATTATCGGAGACAGCAAAACATCATTGAACAATCCGATTATGCAAAAATACAATGGCTTCTTTATAGGTCTTGTAATTGACAGGGAAACAGATGAAATTGTAGATGCAGAATGCTCATCTACCATTAACTTAACCTCATTATTTATTAAATCTATATTTGTCGGCAAATCCATACTGGAAGCAGACAAGGTAATGGAAGAAATCGAAAGCCGCTACTTCGGCTCCTCGCAAAAGGCACTAATGGTTGCCTTTAAAAATGCCCATATAAAATATACACAAATTATGAATAAGTAG
- a CDS encoding M55 family metallopeptidase, with the protein MKLYLSVDMEGITGLADHTHVDSTKHNYERSRVIMTDEANHVVTAAFEEGCSEVIVNDSHSKMNNLLIERMHPETQLITGDVKPYSMVQGLDSTFSGAMFVGYHARASMKGVMSHSMIFGVRHMYINDHAIGEMGFNAYVAGYHGVPVLMVAGDDQAALEAEKLIPNVTTAVVKETISRSSVKSLTPAKAGQLLREKAAEALSRKDLVEPLVPPENPLLKIEFANYGQAEWAALMPGAEIEENTTIVRYQAKDILEAYQAMLVMTELAMRTTFC; encoded by the coding sequence ATGAAGCTTTATCTATCGGTTGATATGGAAGGAATAACAGGTCTGGCTGATCACACTCATGTAGACTCAACGAAGCACAATTATGAACGCAGCAGGGTGATTATGACTGATGAAGCAAATCATGTGGTAACAGCTGCCTTTGAAGAGGGCTGCAGCGAGGTTATTGTAAATGACAGCCACTCGAAAATGAATAACCTGCTGATTGAAAGGATGCACCCTGAAACACAGCTGATTACTGGCGATGTAAAGCCATACTCAATGGTTCAGGGTCTTGATTCAACCTTTAGCGGTGCCATGTTTGTTGGTTATCATGCACGTGCTTCCATGAAAGGAGTTATGTCCCACTCCATGATATTCGGTGTAAGGCATATGTACATCAATGACCATGCCATTGGGGAAATGGGCTTTAATGCCTATGTGGCAGGTTATCATGGCGTACCGGTTCTCATGGTGGCCGGAGATGACCAGGCGGCTCTGGAAGCGGAAAAATTAATCCCGAATGTCACTACTGCGGTTGTAAAGGAAACGATTTCCCGCTCAAGCGTGAAATCGCTGACACCTGCAAAAGCCGGACAGCTTTTAAGAGAAAAAGCAGCAGAGGCTCTTAGCAGGAAGGATCTTGTAGAGCCGCTTGTTCCGCCTGAAAACCCTTTATTGAAAATTGAGTTTGCCAACTATGGCCAGGCTGAGTGGGCTGCTTTAATGCCTGGTGCAGAGATAGAAGAGAATACAACCATTGTCCGCTATCAGGCTAAAGATATTCTAGAAGCATACCAGGCAATGCTGGTGATGACTGAGCTGGCCATGAGAACTACATTCTGTTAG
- a CDS encoding LD-carboxypeptidase, protein MAMKPQRLEKGDAIGIIAPASPPNQDNLKRSLAFLNELGVKVKMGEHVTDQYGYLAGKDEDRLADLHNMFKDEEVKAIICAGGGYGTGRIASQIDYSLIKENPKIFWGYSDITFLHTAIRQQTGLVTFHGPMLASDIGKEDADPLSKQYFNQLFNPVSLDYPDGISNLETMVSGSASGTLTGGNLSLLASTIGTPYEIDTKDKLVLIEDINEEPRAVDRMLNQLHMAGKLEDAAGFIIGDFNNCVPERELSLELDEVLDTYIKRVNKPAVKGFNIGHCSPHISVPLGVMAELDAAGKKLIIESGVK, encoded by the coding sequence ATGGCAATGAAACCTCAGCGCCTGGAAAAAGGCGATGCGATTGGAATTATAGCACCGGCAAGTCCGCCCAATCAGGATAACCTGAAGCGATCCCTGGCCTTTTTGAATGAACTTGGCGTAAAGGTTAAGATGGGCGAGCATGTGACTGATCAATATGGTTACCTGGCCGGGAAGGATGAAGACCGGCTGGCGGATTTACATAACATGTTTAAGGATGAGGAAGTCAAAGCCATTATTTGCGCAGGCGGCGGCTATGGCACAGGAAGAATTGCATCCCAAATTGACTACAGCCTTATTAAAGAAAACCCGAAAATTTTCTGGGGCTACAGTGATATTACTTTCCTGCACACCGCAATTCGCCAGCAGACGGGATTGGTCACCTTCCATGGCCCGATGCTGGCATCCGATATTGGCAAGGAGGATGCGGATCCGCTATCAAAGCAATATTTTAACCAGTTATTCAACCCTGTAAGCCTTGACTATCCTGACGGTATTTCCAATCTGGAGACAATGGTAAGCGGGAGTGCCTCAGGAACCTTAACTGGCGGAAATTTGTCTCTCCTGGCCAGTACAATAGGAACACCATATGAAATAGATACAAAAGATAAGCTTGTGCTTATTGAAGACATCAATGAAGAGCCCCGTGCGGTCGACCGCATGCTAAACCAGCTGCATATGGCCGGGAAGCTTGAGGATGCGGCCGGCTTTATCATCGGGGACTTTAATAATTGCGTCCCGGAAAGAGAACTTTCCTTAGAACTGGATGAAGTGCTGGATACGTATATAAAAAGGGTGAATAAGCCGGCTGTAAAAGGCTTTAATATCGGCCATTGCTCTCCTCATATTTCTGTGCCTTTAGGTGTCATGGCGGAATTGGATGCGGCCGGTAAAAAGCTGATAATCGAAAGCGGCGTTAAGTAA
- a CDS encoding ABC transporter ATP-binding protein: MEKVLEVKDLHVTFTTYGGEVQAVRGVTFDLYKGETLAIVGESGCGKSVTSQSIMRLIPSPPGRIADGAILFKGKDLTKLKESEMRDIRGADISMIFQDPMTALNPTITIGEQIIEGIMQHETISRQDARKKALEMLNLVGIPNPSERLKHYPHQFSGGMRQRIVIAMALVCEPEVLIADEPTTALDVTIQAQILDLFKDIQKKTGVSIIIITHDLGVVAQVADRIAVMYAGKIVEAGERREIFYNPQHPYTKGLLNSVPRLDLDGADLVPIGGSPPDLFAPPAGCPFAARCGFAMEVCDRVYPYKTHLSRDHHVDCWLQDERAQKMLASVK; encoded by the coding sequence ATGGAGAAAGTACTGGAAGTAAAAGACCTGCATGTCACATTTACCACTTATGGCGGAGAAGTCCAGGCTGTAAGGGGTGTAACATTTGATCTGTATAAGGGGGAAACCCTTGCGATTGTCGGTGAATCCGGCTGCGGAAAAAGCGTGACTTCCCAGAGCATCATGCGGCTGATTCCCTCCCCGCCCGGAAGAATAGCTGATGGCGCTATCCTTTTTAAAGGGAAGGATCTGACCAAATTAAAAGAGTCCGAAATGCGGGATATTCGCGGTGCAGACATTTCGATGATCTTTCAGGATCCAATGACGGCTTTGAACCCTACGATTACCATTGGAGAGCAAATTATAGAAGGAATTATGCAGCATGAAACCATTTCCCGGCAGGATGCCCGTAAAAAGGCCCTGGAAATGCTTAATTTAGTTGGGATTCCGAATCCGTCCGAAAGATTGAAGCATTATCCGCACCAGTTCAGCGGAGGGATGAGGCAGCGGATTGTGATTGCCATGGCGCTTGTCTGTGAGCCCGAAGTGCTGATTGCCGATGAACCTACAACCGCACTTGATGTGACCATACAAGCACAAATATTGGATTTGTTTAAAGATATCCAGAAGAAGACTGGAGTATCCATTATCATCATTACCCATGACCTTGGCGTTGTCGCTCAAGTAGCGGACCGCATTGCCGTCATGTACGCAGGGAAAATAGTGGAAGCCGGAGAACGAAGGGAAATCTTCTACAATCCACAGCATCCCTATACGAAAGGCCTGCTGAATTCAGTTCCGCGTCTTGATCTTGACGGAGCCGATCTTGTTCCCATTGGCGGATCGCCGCCGGATTTATTCGCTCCGCCGGCTGGCTGCCCATTTGCTGCCCGATGCGGCTTCGCAATGGAAGTATGTGACCGGGTCTATCCATATAAAACTCATTTAAGCCGGGATCATCATGTAGATTGCTGGCTCCAGGATGAGCGGGCACAGAAAATGCTTGCATCCGTAAAATAG
- a CDS encoding dipeptide epimerase: MKINTIETFRAAVPLKKPFKTALRTVETAETIVVKVTCDNGIAGWGEAPPTVVITGDSLSSIESAIHHVLKPMLVNKSLLNYEDIFQGIQSALIGNSSAKAAVDMALYDCLAQQCKLPLYQFLGGHKNEVETDYTVSVNGPEEMGEDAVSYVQQGFNVLKVKVGKDDILTDIERIREIRTRVGSKIKIRLDANQGWKSKDAIYAIRKMEALDLNIELVEQPVKAWDIEGLKQVTDAVDTPIMADESVFSPKQAFEVIKTRSADLINIKLMKSGGIYQAQIINQLAEVCGMECMVGSMIETKIGITAAAHFAASKKNITRFDFDAPLMMAKEIVEGGIHYSGRKITLPSEHGLGIRNVSLIMNKQELTS, from the coding sequence ATGAAAATAAACACGATCGAAACATTTAGAGCTGCGGTACCACTGAAAAAACCATTTAAAACAGCTTTGAGAACGGTTGAGACAGCTGAAACGATTGTTGTAAAGGTAACTTGCGATAACGGTATTGCCGGATGGGGGGAGGCCCCTCCAACTGTGGTGATCACAGGAGACAGCCTATCAAGCATAGAATCCGCCATTCATCATGTATTAAAGCCAATGCTGGTCAATAAGAGCCTGCTAAACTATGAGGATATCTTCCAGGGAATTCAGTCAGCTTTAATAGGAAATTCAAGTGCAAAGGCAGCAGTGGATATGGCATTGTATGATTGTCTTGCACAGCAATGCAAACTGCCCCTTTACCAATTTTTGGGCGGTCATAAAAATGAGGTGGAAACGGATTATACGGTAAGCGTGAATGGGCCGGAGGAAATGGGAGAAGATGCTGTTTCTTATGTTCAGCAAGGCTTTAATGTCCTTAAGGTGAAGGTCGGCAAGGATGATATTTTAACAGATATTGAGAGAATTAGAGAAATCCGCACACGGGTCGGATCTAAGATTAAAATCCGGCTGGATGCCAATCAGGGCTGGAAATCAAAGGATGCTATCTATGCCATCCGAAAAATGGAAGCATTGGACTTGAATATTGAGCTAGTCGAACAGCCTGTGAAGGCCTGGGATATAGAGGGCCTTAAGCAGGTTACCGATGCGGTAGATACACCGATTATGGCAGACGAAAGTGTCTTTTCCCCGAAGCAGGCATTTGAAGTCATTAAAACGCGAAGTGCTGATTTAATCAATATTAAGCTGATGAAATCAGGCGGCATTTATCAGGCGCAGATCATCAATCAGCTCGCTGAAGTATGCGGGATGGAGTGCATGGTGGGCAGCATGATTGAAACCAAGATTGGCATTACGGCCGCAGCACATTTTGCCGCAAGCAAAAAGAATATAACCCGTTTTGATTTTGACGCCCCATTGATGATGGCAAAAGAAATTGTGGAAGGCGGAATCCATTATTCCGGCCGCAAAATCACCCTTCCGTCCGAACATGGTCTTGGCATCAGGAATGTATCGTTAATAATGAACAAGCAGGAACTGACTTCCTGA
- a CDS encoding C40 family peptidase, with product MAIQQKWLVSVPAATLWTASDSSREIDLEAITNPVNLDSWLEKLTYEPRLELCNRNLVQSQVLYGEEVIVLEEKDGWVHVVVPSQPSSKDERGYPGWVPKAQLTKNEDWKLDSRKTAVIQKKKATLYSNDREPELVLSYQTILPVLKEEADWIQVQIPEGAGYLKPEDVQVYESIEAIGKGSGKDIIDAGEQFIGLPYLWGGMSSFGYDCSGFSYSMCKANGFIIPRDAHDQAEAGNPVELDAIESGDLLFFAYEEGKGKLHHVGIYYGDGKLLHSPNTGKTIEIIDLKDTIYEKELCAARRYWQETGE from the coding sequence TTGGCAATTCAGCAAAAATGGCTGGTTTCGGTTCCTGCTGCGACCTTGTGGACAGCAAGCGATTCATCGAGAGAAATAGACCTTGAAGCCATCACTAATCCAGTTAATCTGGATTCCTGGCTTGAAAAGCTCACATATGAGCCCCGGCTGGAACTTTGCAACCGGAATCTTGTGCAATCACAAGTTCTGTACGGAGAAGAAGTGATTGTATTGGAGGAGAAGGATGGGTGGGTACATGTTGTTGTCCCGAGCCAGCCTTCTTCAAAAGACGAGAGGGGATACCCCGGCTGGGTGCCAAAAGCCCAGCTGACGAAAAATGAAGATTGGAAGCTTGATAGCAGAAAGACTGCGGTCATTCAGAAGAAAAAGGCAACTCTCTATTCTAATGATAGAGAGCCCGAACTTGTTCTAAGCTATCAAACCATACTCCCAGTGTTGAAAGAAGAGGCAGATTGGATTCAGGTGCAGATACCAGAGGGAGCAGGATATCTAAAACCTGAAGATGTGCAGGTGTATGAATCAATAGAGGCTATAGGGAAAGGCAGCGGAAAAGACATCATCGATGCGGGGGAACAATTTATAGGCCTGCCATATCTATGGGGCGGCATGAGCAGCTTTGGATATGACTGCTCAGGCTTCAGCTATTCTATGTGCAAAGCAAATGGATTTATCATCCCCCGTGATGCCCATGATCAGGCGGAAGCAGGAAATCCGGTTGAACTTGACGCTATTGAATCCGGGGACTTATTATTTTTTGCTTATGAAGAAGGAAAAGGTAAACTCCATCATGTAGGAATCTATTATGGTGATGGAAAGCTGCTTCATTCTCCTAATACCGGTAAAACCATCGAAATTATTGACTTGAAAGACACCATCTATGAAAAGGAATTGTGTGCAGCTAGACGTTACTGGCAAGAGACGGGGGAATAA
- a CDS encoding dipeptide ABC transporter ATP-binding protein gives MSKEALLKVNHLKKHFSMGKGQTLKAVDDVSFQIKRGETFGIVGESGCGKSTAGRTIIGLYNRTEGEVIYDGKNVHAMTEKERFAFHRKMQMIFQDPYASLNPRSTVQEIISEPMEVHGLYRNKKERLERVYQLLEDVGLNRDHANRYPHEFSGGQRQRIGIARALALDPEFIIADEPISALDVSVQAQVVNLLKGLQKKKGLTYLFIAHDLSMVKHISDRIGVMYLGNLVELTTSENLYKNPLHPYTQALLSAIPIPDPDVEDHRERIILEGELPSPMNPPSGCVFRTRCPYAMEACASMKPEWQEIEKGHFVACHLYNEKVTGDHNRPQVAAAK, from the coding sequence ATGTCAAAAGAAGCACTGTTAAAGGTCAATCATTTGAAAAAGCACTTTTCAATGGGGAAAGGACAGACTCTGAAGGCTGTTGATGATGTCTCCTTTCAAATCAAACGAGGAGAAACCTTCGGGATTGTCGGCGAATCCGGCTGCGGAAAGTCAACCGCGGGGCGTACGATTATTGGTTTATATAACCGTACAGAAGGCGAAGTCATTTATGACGGAAAAAATGTCCATGCCATGACTGAAAAAGAAAGATTTGCTTTTCATAGAAAGATGCAGATGATCTTTCAGGATCCATATGCTTCGTTGAATCCGCGTTCAACCGTCCAGGAGATTATTTCGGAGCCCATGGAAGTGCATGGGTTATATCGGAACAAGAAGGAACGGCTTGAGCGGGTCTATCAGCTTCTGGAGGATGTGGGTCTTAACCGCGATCATGCCAACCGCTATCCGCATGAATTCAGCGGCGGACAGAGGCAAAGAATTGGAATTGCCCGCGCTTTGGCGCTTGATCCGGAATTTATTATTGCTGATGAGCCGATCTCCGCACTGGATGTATCGGTACAAGCCCAGGTAGTAAATCTGCTTAAGGGGCTTCAAAAGAAAAAAGGCCTGACCTACTTATTTATCGCCCATGATCTCTCGATGGTTAAACATATCAGCGACAGAATTGGCGTTATGTATTTGGGGAATTTAGTGGAATTAACAACAAGCGAAAACTTATATAAAAATCCGCTTCACCCTTATACACAGGCCTTGCTGTCTGCGATTCCCATCCCTGACCCTGATGTCGAGGATCACCGGGAAAGAATCATTTTGGAAGGGGAACTCCCGAGTCCAATGAATCCGCCAAGCGGCTGCGTATTCCGAACGCGCTGTCCTTATGCGATGGAGGCTTGTGCTTCCATGAAGCCTGAATGGCAGGAGATTGAGAAGGGTCACTTTGTGGCCTGCCATTTATATAATGAAAAGGTAACGGGCGACCATAACCGGCCGCAAGTAGCCGCTGCGAAATAA